One genomic segment of Balaenoptera musculus isolate JJ_BM4_2016_0621 chromosome 11, mBalMus1.pri.v3, whole genome shotgun sequence includes these proteins:
- the CMC1 gene encoding COX assembly mitochondrial protein homolog isoform X5 produces MKSVEDFTKCCKDSGILMVVKCRKENSALKECLTAYYNDPTFYEECKMEYLKEREEFRKTGIPTKKRLQKLPTSM; encoded by the exons ATGAAAAGTGTGGAAG atttcaCTAAATGTTGCAAGGACTCTGGAATCCTTATGGTAGTAAAATGCCGCAAAGAAAATTCTGCATTGAAAGAATGTCTAACTGCTTA ctATAATGATCCAACCTTTTATGAAGAATGCAAAATGGAATAcctgaaggaaagggaagaattcAGAAAAACTGGAATTCCTACCAAGAAAAGGCTGCAGAAGCTTCCCACAAGCATGTAG